The Miscanthus floridulus cultivar M001 chromosome 6, ASM1932011v1, whole genome shotgun sequence genomic interval ATCATAGATATAAAGTAGTTTATGTCTATGATAGACTGAGGACGACAAACAAAGATAAGCTAGAATAGAGTTGCACATAAGTTAAATCATCATGTTTGTCGTGACAATATGATAACTATGTGGTTATAGTGGATGTCCCTATTGCATTGTATCGAGTACCATATGCTAGAAGCTGCTTCCTCCGCCCCGCATtacaagtcgttttgacttttttaggttcaacatagcttttactatgcgCCTAGATATACACTACGTCTATATACATAGCAAAGCTATGAATTTAAAAAAGgccaaacgacttataatttggaagcaGGAGTAGTAACAATTACTTTATTCATtcaaaattataagacgtttttggCTTTTTGTAGATTTCTggatacatagtttttgctatatacttagatatatactatgtctaaatacatagtaaaagcaataatgtatttagaaaaatcaaaacgcactgtcttacaatttggaatggagggagtgcaTCTTTTTATTACTAACTGAAGGCCCCTGAGCATACAAGTGAgtgctacaagtggtatcaagtgGGTACTACAAGTGGTATTAAGTTGGGAAAGAATTTGGATGAAATGGTAAGGCACATTTTGGATGAATGGTAAGGCATCCAATGAAGTTTCTAGTAAGCTTAGTGCATGTATACTTTAGTTGACTTTATCCTATTATTGCATTTTATGCTTCCTTTGATTGTGTTGGCATCATCACAAAATGGAGAGCGATTGTAAGAATGATGTGCCCTTTTGCACGATTAAGTGTGGTTTTGGTGATTTTGATGACAACATAGTCATTAGGACAAACATGTGGGCTTCGCATTAGGCCAGGAATAGTGTCTGGCCTTGTTCTTTGTGCATGAATGCATCGAGTAGATGAGTGCACAACACTAATGCAGTACATTATACTAGTTCATATGGTTGAAAATCGTGTCAGAGATGTAAAAGAACACACTAAAAAGAATGGAAGAAGAAAAACCATAGATTTAGAATGCATAGATAGAAGGAAATTATGCAAGTGAGCACACTACAAATCCAATGAAAGCAAACATCACGTACACATATAAGACAACACAACTGCTAGTAAAACCATAAGTATAGCAGTACACAGTACCACACCTTGTTGCATAGGTGTATGGCTGCTGGCCATAGAGGTAGAGgttgagggagagggagggagggagggtagagagagagatagagagagagagagagactacaACCAAACAATAAAACATCACACAGATCAAAACTGAGATCATTGGATTTTTTTTCAAGAAACCAACAAAGCACAAAATTGGTGAATAAgatgaaaaaataaaaaagaatagaaaataAGGAAAATAAGATAAGAATGATGGGAAAAGCGAGAGATCGATAAATAACCAAGGTCTCAAAATCCCAAAGTGGAGGATAGATGGATGGAGCACACATTTTCCATGGTGCTCTAGCCCaaagcaagaagaacaaaaaacaAGCAGAAAATTTAGCATCTGTCCATCCAGCCGGAGAACACAATCTGTGGATCAACCAGCTAAAAGAATAGAAGGAAGTAAACacaaagagaaggagaagaagaatacaatgcaatgcaaaaaatCATAACTTGTACAAATCAAGTCGGgcgaagacaaactttatatcaaaattgtagagctataacagatctacaactttgtatatgacaattttttatttaaaatcatttagagtccaAAAACTATGTTTTAAATTATCATAGtatgaaattcaaatttttcagtTTGTTCAAATGACCTCGGACGGAGATACgatctaaaccaaagttgtactACTTGGTGAGATCTAAAACATTTCAGTTTCAAACTTTTTATATAAAATCATTCAGGTTTCAAATATTAATTACAAGATTCAATAttgtgaatacaaaaggaaattcAATTAGTGACAAGTAACTTTTTGGGTGGAGTGGTAGGGGAGGTTCGTGTGAGGCCTCAAGTCATGATTTTGATTCCTGGTCGCTGTACAAACGTGTATTTCACGCAAAAAGTTCGTGACTTGTGACTTTTAGCATAGTCACCAACAATTGTCCACTACCATTGTAGAACTAAGAGAAACATAAATATCCATGTCAAAACTAGGGATGCAAGCGGGCTTGTCCATGAACCCGAAAATAGGCTTTTTTAAAAGGGTCAACAGGGGAGCCCCTGAAAATAGGCTTAATTTTGCAAATTCACGGAACATTACTAATTTAAGCACCGAGTGCTACTTATTTATTCAGTAGGTGACTCAAACAGTAGCAATGATATACATATGACAATGCCTGTTTGGACACATGAATAGAACAACAACAAAAACAGTGAGTACCCTTTCTCTATTCTTTTGCATTGCACTAAAATCTCAAATACGGGAACTAAGACTAATTTGTGTATACATTATTCAAACACATCTAAGGAACACATGGATGATAGAACAATGGTGCAATAAGTATTTTCATGATTCGATTAGTATCTCAACTAATAATttagcattactagtagtgatgcACAAATACAATGATAGATTAACACGCAAAACAAATACATGTATGGCAGAACGGCATCACAATGTATTCATCAGTACAATCTACGTTTGAATTAATGATTCAAAGGATTGGCGGTGGTGAGAGCCATGCAGCTAGCACGGTAGACAAACACACCAAGCCCAACACACAAGTACTACAACATACCTAGTCCTTGATGACAGCAAGCACACATCTACATGCGTGGGCTTCTTGTTGGGCTGGGAATAGTCTATGGCATGTATAACAATTGCATGGTGTACGTGTGCATGGCATCATACAAAGGGGACTAACGCAATGTTATGTTGCAATCATGTCCATATTAATATGCTATTTGCAATTAACTACCGCTGCAATTTTTACACGGGAGAAATATAACATCAATTCGAGGTGTCTCTACGCACGACCTTGCACGCGCAAATCACTAATGTACATAAACCAACTGGTGCACTCATGTCATGTGACTGGTGTGTGATCAGGTGCAGTCTGTTGGGCATATTTGAACTGTATATGGTCATAAGAGACAAGTTGTTGAACCAAAGTGATATGATCGTGCAAGTTGTTTATCGATCTCTAAGCACAGTAAAAAAAATTTGGTAAGTTACACCAAGCTACAGAAAAATAATACCTCACCTATCAAAATTTTGTAACCCCCATGTTATAATCGTGATGCCTCTTGTACATTTGATGGCTCTCTACCAATAGTAAAATAAAGATGCATATGTTACGTTTCCATCATTACATACATCCACTTGAGAACCACCCAGTCAAGAATAATGTAACATTCCTGGGCGGCTGGGCCATGTTCATGTGCATTGCACAACGGGGGAAGATGGgtccaggggggggggggggggggggggggggggggggggggggggcataaaACAGAGTGAACTGCTTGAAGCAGAAGCAGTTAGGAAAATCACATCATTCTTTCATGATTATGTGCATTTGTTTAATCTAATAGCATTCTTGAAAGAATAATAGAAGTATTATATTGAATTTTTACTAGTGTAAATTATACATGATATCGATGTTTATATAGTTTAACTGTACGTGACACACACACTTCTGTGTGAGTGTGACTGTTGGAGGGAGTAACAGATTACAAATAATGCAGTATGTAGCTACCCTTATGTACGTTCATGAATCATGACTACCCTATTTTTCACACTGCTGGTCCGCCGGTGATGACCAGCTCCGTTAGCCGCTGTTGGTGACGTTGCAGAGGCTCCTCACTTCGCCCTGGTCCCCGGTGAGCACGCCCAAGGCGCCCATCTTGCGCATGGCGTCGATGAACTTCGCCGCCCACTGCGCCTGGTTTCCCACGTTGTCCGCCACCATCTGCCTCGTCGTGTTATCGCTGGTGAGCGCCCAGTCCGAGTTGAAGAGCACCTTCCCGGCGAGCACGTTCCTGTAATACTGGTTGTCGAGGTCGGCCGGCGTGCCCTGGTCCtggtccaccgccaccgcctcgcCGGCGTCTGGGGGGCACTGCTGCTGCAGCCCAGCGCCGTACTCCGCGTCCATGGTGTCGCTGACGTTGGGGTGTATCCGCTGCGAGAAGGACGCGCAGTGAGCGCGGCCGATGGAGTGCGCGCCGGAGAGCGTGACGAGCTCCTCCTGCGTGAACCCCTTGGCGGCGAAGAGCTCCGTGAGATGGTCGAGCTGGGCGAACGGCGGGGGCAGGCTCTGGCTGGCGTCGGACGCGGCCGAGGTCAGCCCGTCCCGGCGGCCGGACGGGACGCCGTAGTTGATC includes:
- the LOC136458139 gene encoding peroxidase 5-like, whose translation is MSRGADVMLLLLVALHALLPTIFMDAGAALQEGFYTSNTNCTVDVEATVGSVVQQFISADRGVGAGLIRLHFHDCFVKGCDGSVLIDASPVNPDPEKGSPSNGGLRGLEVIQEAKRQLESACPGTVSCADILAFAARDAANILSSGAINYGVPSGRRDGLTSAASDASQSLPPPFAQLDHLTELFAAKGFTQEELVTLSGAHSIGRAHCASFSQRIHPNVSDTMDAEYGAGLQQQCPPDAGEAVAVDQDQGTPADLDNQYYRNVLAGKVLFNSDWALTSDNTTRQMVADNVGNQAQWAAKFIDAMRKMGALGVLTGDQGEVRSLCNVTNSG